One Anas platyrhynchos isolate ZD024472 breed Pekin duck chromosome 2, IASCAAS_PekinDuck_T2T, whole genome shotgun sequence DNA segment encodes these proteins:
- the LOC140001958 gene encoding uncharacterized protein isoform X3: protein MGPGVDEVVSTVKSLAKEVGITLRKKDVQSLLLWMTRRNLAKSPVHCLRQTVLETVGRDLFDSACIGNKEALTLLPTYGSVRAALEKVANEACLWATVHRMLLSDGDSENKQAPMELPIKNDLKEGSEQVKEEARLGDKNNVEQEKEEGGKPFVAPLRVRLDREGIATPSAPPAEGSTVHTSSDGSFWGVNKKGSLILFPAGSPEGAGVASGQAPAFSGSLRPPLYAVPPVFDPGEREGGEVRVESFSEKPLPSSVCRVPVPSGATPRERERVDSESSTDEESRDPRQVTPRQPMHIREEVQKAREKWTISARECLLSGCEITPSPVRIGCFPVFAGSQGHQWQPVDYKMLLQLKKAVQEGGFSSPQTQVLLDAVALQGPLMFDWRQVARACLTAAQVPMLESLLEEEGEVLMARAWANPQDPLHGMSGEALLGRGRWNTPQEQLLLPQAVLIAAADLGRRALERMNAVVSPTPSYLHIRQKPEEHFGRFADRVQTAVASSNLPPEAQDVVLRECLRTGAQPEFKAALAALPASASAGELIARGCAFGKAQEMQPLAAALSEQMAGVTSALQTFALQIHPGGCFRCGQRGHVARECPEKREPVVEVSRIRCWVCGRSGHRARECSQRKGEVKEGKRDGQSGNANAGTKRDPPSRPQAWVPTPIEQGWTSPPSSLGPENDWYRELLLFYIRASCSAHCFLAMCLCPALHFHNGMNSLPSL from the exons ATGGGGCCTGGAGTCGATGAGGTGGTGAGTACTGTTAAATCCTTGGCCAAGGAAGTAGGGATAACACTACGAAAGAAGGACGTACAGTCCCTCTTGCTCTGGATGACACGCCGGAATCTGGCAAAGTCTCCTGTCCATTGCCTGAGACAGACCGTTTTAGAAACGGTGGGACGGGATTTATTTGATAGCGCCTGCATCGGGAACAAAGAGGCGCTGACTTTGTTACCAACCTATGGGTCGGTGCGAGCGGCTTTGGAAAAGGTAGCCAACGAGGCATGCCTGTGGGCTACTGTGCACCGTATGCTTTTGTCCGATGGGGACAGTGAGAATAAGCAAGCTCCTATGGAGCTGCCGATAAAAAACGATCTAAAGGAAGGGTCAGAGCAGGTGAAGGAGGAGGCTCGATTGGGGGATAAAAATAATgtggagcaggagaaagaagagggtgGGAAACCTTTTGTGGCCCCCCTGCGAGTTCGGTTGGATCGTGAAGGAATAGCAACACCCAGTGCCCCTCCAGCAGAAGGGAGCACAGTACATACTTCATCGGACGGGTCCTTTTGGGGGGTAAATAAGAAGGGCTCCCTTATTCTGTTCCCTGCTGGGAGTCCAGAAGGGGCAGGGGTGGCATCTGGGCAAGCGCCGGCGTTTTCGGGCTCCCTCCGGCCGCCGCTGTATGCAGTCCCCCCCGTGTTTGACCCTGGAgagcgggaggggggggaagtGCGGGTGGAGTCTTTTTCGGAGAAGCCCCTACCATCGTCCGTGTGTCGCGTTCCTGTTCCGTCGGGTGCTACGCCCCGAGAGAGAGAACGAGTGGATAGTGAGAGTTCAACAGATGAGGAGTCTCGAGATCCTCGACAGGTTACCCCGCGGCAGCCGATGCACATCCGCGAGGAGGTGcaaaaggcaagagaaaaatgGACTATTAGTGCGAGAGAATGTCTTCTCTCGGGTTGTGAAATAACGCCAAGTCCTGTGCGGATAGGGTGTTTTCCTGTTTTCGCAGGGTCTCAGGGACATCAGTGGCAGCCGGTAGACTATAAGATGCTGCTACAGTTAAAAAAGGCTGTACAGGAGGGTGGGTTCTCTAGCCCACAGACACAGGTTTTGTTGGATGCGGTGGCTTTGCAAGGGCCCCTGATGTTTGACTGGCGGCAGGTTGCCCGAGCCTGCCTGACGGCAGCGCAGGTACCCATGTTAGAGTCTTTGCTAGAAGAGGAAGGTGAAGTGTTAATGGCGCGTGCATGGGCGAACCCCCAGGATCCTTTACATGGCATGTCTGGGGAAGCGTTGTTGGGACGAGGGCGGTGGAATACTCCTCAGGAACAATTGTTGCTGCCGCAAGCTGTGCTTATTGCCGCCGCCGATTTGGGTCGTAGGGCATTAGAGCGGATGAATGCTGTAGTCAGCCCGACTCCCAGTTATCTGCATATTCGGCAAAAACCTGAGGAACATTTTGGGCGTTTTGCAGACAGGGTGCAGACAGCTGTGGCCAGCAGTAATTTACCACCGGAAGCACAAGATGTTGTTTTGAGGGAATGCTTAAGGACAGGAGCTCAGCCTGAATTCAAAGCTGCTCTTGCAGCGCTTCCGGCTTCAGCAAGCGCGGGCGAGCTGATCGCTCGTGGCTGTGCGTTTGGCAAGGCTCAGGAGATGCAacctcttgctgctgctctcagtgagcaGATGGCAGGAGTCACGTCTGCCCTCCAGACATTTGCCCTCCAGATACATCCTGGTGGTTGTTTTCGCTGCGGACAGCGTGGTCACGTAGCTCGTGAATGTCCCGAGAAAAGGGAACCTGTGGTCGAAGTCAGCCGTATTCGTTGTTGGGTGTGTGGGCGGTCTGGCCACCGCGCTCGGGAGTGCTCACAACGCAAAGGGGAagtgaaagagggaaaaagggaTGGGCAGTCGGGAAACGCCAACGCCGGGACGAAAAGGGACCCACCGTCTCGGCCGCAAGCGTGGGTCCCAACCCCCATCGAGCAGGGGTGGACAAGTCCGCCGTCCAGTCTCGGGCCGGAAAACGATTG GTACAGGGAGCTATTATTA